In a single window of the Oscarella lobularis chromosome 2, ooOscLobu1.1, whole genome shotgun sequence genome:
- the LOC136183860 gene encoding BAI1-associated protein 3-like isoform X1 → MESASKLSSERADKPVQAKKESISLNALWESISKATAFGLPRLTIRRNLRRVTASSSSSIDEEENIDRAKQLDDDGYFERLTRSAQRATKIRLFRRSDSSHISLTTLAACPMIRPVTGDELKRMYLLLLRTIEFWLDVRATALPARKEQSYVYIKEVFNVKEEQHVKWLSWVRSNYKAPQQSVHVAVLEGRNLPSRDVNGLSDPYCVMGVIPLKAGVLEGKRKVKKMKRRRSSGHEEIQEIHPTTSIVRNTVNPKWNEEFTIDIRDAGKDCLQIDIWDYDQDDSFLGAVGEVSKVRGIAGLRSFFGQIGHRMVHAAEDQFMGRVLIPLSTVPDSGFEKWFNVKSRRGREKGGEICLRVQLTTSNSASENSLSDKDFRHHWRIVRQFVRHEVCNSARGGWNGRLHQTALCLLRQHVIQTSVTDLKEAIISWLVVEEFNEKCGVQYGHIFEVLRHIEEQWNARLKLEKNPFDELTQIQVETFFDSLQSYHDWAQNILIKIRNVFPSAKPERSTILVQFLQCLSKSFDVARVRESPRGDFRKFVTSAVSESARFWFHQLGTVLSPATSCELQNILACVEIAFNSVAELFSARDFYDELFLGIDIEYFQITFRIVDIELCSTVRPHIAEVQKQLVSVSSDRGTDECNRMATASYELFLYLRKALELKTYLPASVTDVELFHMHEWFEDLVPHWIELSYREALRRIDTSLKLDCNMVGGDSTKQLCSAPDIIWLISQAMIVTWKGINWPDPFVAERFFVFLCERICATVEYFADCMKRRSLWEKKSHFFCMEPFIVKKQLCVLLNDVVYVRNNLLSMPKKLNWDREFASEDSASKSALLELFSATGEDAENSIIAEIAEKMRKDIAHYSEKLVKDLVEVELVDSIKPLMSYLETNLSSLNNWLLDCPFMKILKLTYENCIGTLYHLVKDRYNLDEIAYKRLTKAAETIVAFFVADGDGLDHDSVDTEITKLLFRCVQLRRRSTAILISHYLSKLKSEETKRCHRGYLSVQIGYVETKGIYVKVLHCRNMPSSHRSANPYVTLEPFPASAFASTASCQRTKIQKDTQAPIFDETFHFEMAGNAADKKRCRGAIVFSVLNWSRFCDDSLDGEGIECLSDVPLAASESDVDGLPIRTLSLTLPGEPSGEAFRILRHRRSEEAHRFVEERQRVARLSKKAQT, encoded by the exons ATGGAGTCAGCATCGAAACTTTCTAGTGAGCGCGCGGACAAACCCGTTCAAGCTAAGAAAGAGAGCATTTCGCTCAACGCCCTATGGGAGTCGATCTCCAAAGCGACTGCATTTGGATTGCCGAGACTGACGATCAGACGAAATCTTCGACGCGTCACGGCCTCCAGCAGTAGCAgtatcgacgaagaagaaaacatcGATAG AGCAAAGCAGTTGGATGACGATGGCTACTTCGAAAGATTGACGCGGTCCGCCCAACGGGCGACGAAGATTCGG CTGTTTAGGCGGAGCGATTCCAGTCACATATCTCTAACAACTCTCGCCGCTTGTCCCATGATTCGTCCTGTTACGGGCGACGAG CTCAAACGAATGtaccttcttcttcttcgaacaATCGAGTTTTGGCTCGACGTGCGAGCAACAGCTTTGCCGGCTCGAAAGGAGCAATCCTACGTTTACATAAAGGAG GTTTTCAATgtgaaagaagagcagcaCGTGAAGTGGTTGTCGTGGGTTAGGAGCAATTATAAG GCTCCTCAGCAATCCGTGCACGTTGCAGTTCTCGAAGGAAGAAACCTTCCTTCGAGAGATGTCAATG GGCTCAGCGATCCTTACTGTGTCATGGGAGTTATTCCGTTAAAAGCCGGCGTTCTGgagggaaaacgaaaagtcAAGAAAATGAAGCGTCGGAGATCGTCTGGTCACGAGGAAATTCAGGAAATTcatccgacgacgtcaatcgttCGAAACACCGTTAATCCGAAATGGAACGAAGAGTTTACAAT AGACATTCGCGACGCGGGAAAAGATTGTCTCCAGATCGACATCTG GGACTACGATCAAGACGATTCGTTTCTCGGCGCTGTCGGAGAAGTGAGCAAAGTGCGCGGAATCGCCGGACTGCGGAG CTTCTTTGGTCAGATCGGTCATCGAATGGTGCACGCAGCGGAGGATCAATTCATGGGAAGGGTTCTAATACCACTTAGT ACCGTTCCTGATAGTGGCTTTGAAAAGTGGTTCAATGTAAAGTCTCGCAGAGGACGAGAGAAGGGCGGCGAAATTTGCCTTCGCGTACAACTGACGACCAGCAATAGTGCCTCG GAAAATTCGCTATCAGATAAAGATTTTCGTCATCATTGGCGAATCGTGCGACAGTTCGTTCGACACGAAGTGTGCAACAGCGCGCGGGGAGGATGGAACGGTCGCCTCCATCAAACGGCTCTCTGTCTACTTCGCCAACACGTAATACAGACGAGCGTGACTGATCTCAAGGAAGCGATTAT TTCCTGGCTTGTCGTGGAGGAATTCAACGAGAAGTGCGGCGTCCAATACGGTCACATTTTCGAGGTGTTGAGACACATCGAAGAACAGTGGAATGCGCGTTTGAAATTGGAGAAAAATCCCTTTGATGAACTGACGCAAATCCAA gTGGAGACGTTTTTTGATTCCCTGCAATCCTATCACGATTGGGCtcaaaatattttgattAAAATcagaaacgtttttccgtCGGCCAAACCGGAACGTTCTACGATCCTTGTTCAGTTCTTGCA ATGCCTCTCCAAATCTTTTGACGTGGCAAGGGTTAGAGAGAGCCCCAGAGGCGACTTTCGAAAATTCGTGACGTCTGCCGTTTCA GAGTCTGCACGTTTCTGGTTTCATCAACTAGGCACCGTTCTTTCTCCAGCCACTTCC TGTGAACTACAGAATATTTTGGCGTGCGTTGAAATTGCTTTCAATTCCGTTGCGGAACTTTTCAGCGCTCGCGACTTCTACGACGAACTTTTTCTCGG AATCGATATCGAGTACTTTCAAATCACGTTTCGAATTGTCGACATTGAA TTATGCTCGACTGTTCGTCCGCATATCGCCGAAGTCCAAAAGCAGCTCGTTTCGGTGTCGAGCGACCGTGGTACCGACGAGTGCAACCGAATGGCAACAGCTTCGTACGAGCTATTTCTTTATCTGCGAAAAGCCCTCGAATTGAAAACCTATTTACCCGCGAG tgtCACCGACGTCGAGCTTTTTCATATGCACGAATGGTTTGAAGATCTTGTTCCTCATTGGATTGAACTGTCCTACCGAGAAGCTCTACGTCGAATTGATACATCGTTGAAATTAGACTGC AATATGGTTGGTGGAGACTCCACAAAACAGCTATGTTCTGCTCCTGACATAATTTGGCTCATTTCACAGGCA ATGATTGTCACGTGGAAGGGAATTAATTGGCCCGATCCTTTCGTGGCAGAACGCTTCTTTGTGTTTCTCTGCGAA CGAATTTGTGCAACCGTCGAATACTTCGCCGATTGCATGAAACGGCGAAGTCTTTGGGAGAAGAAATCACATTTCTTTTGCATGGAGCCATTTATTGTAAAGAAGCAA CTGTGTGTCCTTTTGAACGACGTGGTCTATGTGAGGAATAACCTGCTATCTATGCCCAAAAAGTTGAACTGGGACAGAGAATTTGCATCCGAAGACAGCGCAAGCAAATCCGCTTTGCTCGAATTGTTTAGCGCAACCGGAGAGGACGCGGAGAATTCCATTATCGCAGAAATTGCTGAAAAG ATGCGCAAGGACATTGCACATTATTCCGAGAAACTAGTCAAAGACCTGGTCGAAGTTGAGCTAGTTGAT TCGATCAAGCCTTTGATGTCATACTTGGAAACGAATTTATCGTCTCTGAACAATTGGCTCCTGGATTGTCCATTCATGAA AATTTTGAAGCTGACCTACGAGAACTGCATCGGCACGTTATATCACCTTGTGAAAGACAGATACAAC CTTGATGAGATCGCATATAAGCGTCTCACCAAAGCAGCCGAG ACTATCGTGGCGTTTTTTGTGGCTGACGGTGACGGCTTGGACCATGATTCGGTCGATACGGAGATAACAAAG CTCTTGTTTAGATGTGTTcaactgcgacgacgaagcacGGCAATATTGATTTCTCACTATTTGTCCAAGCTGAAAAGCGAAGAGACA AAGCGGTGCCATCGCGGTTACTTGTCTGTTCAAATTGGCTACGTCGAGACTAAAGGAATTTACGTCAAAGTTCTCCACTGCAGGAACATGCCCTCTTCTCATCGTTCTG CCAATCCGTACGTCACCCTGGAACCGTTTCCAGCCAGCGCCTTCGCTTCGACGGCAAGCTGTCAGCGCacgaaaattcaaaaagacACTCAGGCGCCTATTTTCGACGAAACCTTTCACTT TGAGATGGCAGGAAACGCAGCGGACAAGAAACGGTGCCGCGGTGCCATCGTCTTTTCGGTTTTGAACTGGAGTCGTTTTTGCGACGACTCCCTCGACGGCGAGGGAATCGAATGCCTGTCGGACGTTCCGCTCGCAgcaagcgaaagcgacgtcgacggactACCGATAAGAACGTTGTCATTGACGTTGCCGGGCGAGCCGAGCGGAGAAGCGTTTCGAATTCTGCGTCATAGACGAAGCGAAGAAGCGCATCGGTTTGTCGAGGAAAGGCAGAGAGTCGCGCGTTTATCCAAGAAAGCGCAAACGTAG
- the LOC136183860 gene encoding BAI1-associated protein 3-like isoform X3, whose product MIRPVTGDELKRMYLLLLRTIEFWLDVRATALPARKEQSYVYIKEVFNVKEEQHVKWLSWVRSNYKAPQQSVHVAVLEGRNLPSRDVNGLSDPYCVMGVIPLKAGVLEGKRKVKKMKRRRSSGHEEIQEIHPTTSIVRNTVNPKWNEEFTIDIRDAGKDCLQIDIWDYDQDDSFLGAVGEVSKVRGIAGLRSFFGQIGHRMVHAAEDQFMGRVLIPLSTVPDSGFEKWFNVKSRRGREKGGEICLRVQLTTSNSASENSLSDKDFRHHWRIVRQFVRHEVCNSARGGWNGRLHQTALCLLRQHVIQTSVTDLKEAIISWLVVEEFNEKCGVQYGHIFEVLRHIEEQWNARLKLEKNPFDELTQIQVETFFDSLQSYHDWAQNILIKIRNVFPSAKPERSTILVQFLQCLSKSFDVARVRESPRGDFRKFVTSAVSESARFWFHQLGTVLSPATSCELQNILACVEIAFNSVAELFSARDFYDELFLGIDIEYFQITFRIVDIELCSTVRPHIAEVQKQLVSVSSDRGTDECNRMATASYELFLYLRKALELKTYLPASVTDVELFHMHEWFEDLVPHWIELSYREALRRIDTSLKLDCNMVGGDSTKQLCSAPDIIWLISQAMIVTWKGINWPDPFVAERFFVFLCERICATVEYFADCMKRRSLWEKKSHFFCMEPFIVKKQLCVLLNDVVYVRNNLLSMPKKLNWDREFASEDSASKSALLELFSATGEDAENSIIAEIAEKMRKDIAHYSEKLVKDLVEVELVDSIKPLMSYLETNLSSLNNWLLDCPFMKILKLTYENCIGTLYHLVKDRYNLDEIAYKRLTKAAETIVAFFVADGDGLDHDSVDTEITKLLFRCVQLRRRSTAILISHYLSKLKSEETKRCHRGYLSVQIGYVETKGIYVKVLHCRNMPSSHRSANPYVTLEPFPASAFASTASCQRTKIQKDTQAPIFDETFHFEMAGNAADKKRCRGAIVFSVLNWSRFCDDSLDGEGIECLSDVPLAASESDVDGLPIRTLSLTLPGEPSGEAFRILRHRRSEEAHRFVEERQRVARLSKKAQT is encoded by the exons ATGATTCGTCCTGTTACGGGCGACGAG CTCAAACGAATGtaccttcttcttcttcgaacaATCGAGTTTTGGCTCGACGTGCGAGCAACAGCTTTGCCGGCTCGAAAGGAGCAATCCTACGTTTACATAAAGGAG GTTTTCAATgtgaaagaagagcagcaCGTGAAGTGGTTGTCGTGGGTTAGGAGCAATTATAAG GCTCCTCAGCAATCCGTGCACGTTGCAGTTCTCGAAGGAAGAAACCTTCCTTCGAGAGATGTCAATG GGCTCAGCGATCCTTACTGTGTCATGGGAGTTATTCCGTTAAAAGCCGGCGTTCTGgagggaaaacgaaaagtcAAGAAAATGAAGCGTCGGAGATCGTCTGGTCACGAGGAAATTCAGGAAATTcatccgacgacgtcaatcgttCGAAACACCGTTAATCCGAAATGGAACGAAGAGTTTACAAT AGACATTCGCGACGCGGGAAAAGATTGTCTCCAGATCGACATCTG GGACTACGATCAAGACGATTCGTTTCTCGGCGCTGTCGGAGAAGTGAGCAAAGTGCGCGGAATCGCCGGACTGCGGAG CTTCTTTGGTCAGATCGGTCATCGAATGGTGCACGCAGCGGAGGATCAATTCATGGGAAGGGTTCTAATACCACTTAGT ACCGTTCCTGATAGTGGCTTTGAAAAGTGGTTCAATGTAAAGTCTCGCAGAGGACGAGAGAAGGGCGGCGAAATTTGCCTTCGCGTACAACTGACGACCAGCAATAGTGCCTCG GAAAATTCGCTATCAGATAAAGATTTTCGTCATCATTGGCGAATCGTGCGACAGTTCGTTCGACACGAAGTGTGCAACAGCGCGCGGGGAGGATGGAACGGTCGCCTCCATCAAACGGCTCTCTGTCTACTTCGCCAACACGTAATACAGACGAGCGTGACTGATCTCAAGGAAGCGATTAT TTCCTGGCTTGTCGTGGAGGAATTCAACGAGAAGTGCGGCGTCCAATACGGTCACATTTTCGAGGTGTTGAGACACATCGAAGAACAGTGGAATGCGCGTTTGAAATTGGAGAAAAATCCCTTTGATGAACTGACGCAAATCCAA gTGGAGACGTTTTTTGATTCCCTGCAATCCTATCACGATTGGGCtcaaaatattttgattAAAATcagaaacgtttttccgtCGGCCAAACCGGAACGTTCTACGATCCTTGTTCAGTTCTTGCA ATGCCTCTCCAAATCTTTTGACGTGGCAAGGGTTAGAGAGAGCCCCAGAGGCGACTTTCGAAAATTCGTGACGTCTGCCGTTTCA GAGTCTGCACGTTTCTGGTTTCATCAACTAGGCACCGTTCTTTCTCCAGCCACTTCC TGTGAACTACAGAATATTTTGGCGTGCGTTGAAATTGCTTTCAATTCCGTTGCGGAACTTTTCAGCGCTCGCGACTTCTACGACGAACTTTTTCTCGG AATCGATATCGAGTACTTTCAAATCACGTTTCGAATTGTCGACATTGAA TTATGCTCGACTGTTCGTCCGCATATCGCCGAAGTCCAAAAGCAGCTCGTTTCGGTGTCGAGCGACCGTGGTACCGACGAGTGCAACCGAATGGCAACAGCTTCGTACGAGCTATTTCTTTATCTGCGAAAAGCCCTCGAATTGAAAACCTATTTACCCGCGAG tgtCACCGACGTCGAGCTTTTTCATATGCACGAATGGTTTGAAGATCTTGTTCCTCATTGGATTGAACTGTCCTACCGAGAAGCTCTACGTCGAATTGATACATCGTTGAAATTAGACTGC AATATGGTTGGTGGAGACTCCACAAAACAGCTATGTTCTGCTCCTGACATAATTTGGCTCATTTCACAGGCA ATGATTGTCACGTGGAAGGGAATTAATTGGCCCGATCCTTTCGTGGCAGAACGCTTCTTTGTGTTTCTCTGCGAA CGAATTTGTGCAACCGTCGAATACTTCGCCGATTGCATGAAACGGCGAAGTCTTTGGGAGAAGAAATCACATTTCTTTTGCATGGAGCCATTTATTGTAAAGAAGCAA CTGTGTGTCCTTTTGAACGACGTGGTCTATGTGAGGAATAACCTGCTATCTATGCCCAAAAAGTTGAACTGGGACAGAGAATTTGCATCCGAAGACAGCGCAAGCAAATCCGCTTTGCTCGAATTGTTTAGCGCAACCGGAGAGGACGCGGAGAATTCCATTATCGCAGAAATTGCTGAAAAG ATGCGCAAGGACATTGCACATTATTCCGAGAAACTAGTCAAAGACCTGGTCGAAGTTGAGCTAGTTGAT TCGATCAAGCCTTTGATGTCATACTTGGAAACGAATTTATCGTCTCTGAACAATTGGCTCCTGGATTGTCCATTCATGAA AATTTTGAAGCTGACCTACGAGAACTGCATCGGCACGTTATATCACCTTGTGAAAGACAGATACAAC CTTGATGAGATCGCATATAAGCGTCTCACCAAAGCAGCCGAG ACTATCGTGGCGTTTTTTGTGGCTGACGGTGACGGCTTGGACCATGATTCGGTCGATACGGAGATAACAAAG CTCTTGTTTAGATGTGTTcaactgcgacgacgaagcacGGCAATATTGATTTCTCACTATTTGTCCAAGCTGAAAAGCGAAGAGACA AAGCGGTGCCATCGCGGTTACTTGTCTGTTCAAATTGGCTACGTCGAGACTAAAGGAATTTACGTCAAAGTTCTCCACTGCAGGAACATGCCCTCTTCTCATCGTTCTG CCAATCCGTACGTCACCCTGGAACCGTTTCCAGCCAGCGCCTTCGCTTCGACGGCAAGCTGTCAGCGCacgaaaattcaaaaagacACTCAGGCGCCTATTTTCGACGAAACCTTTCACTT TGAGATGGCAGGAAACGCAGCGGACAAGAAACGGTGCCGCGGTGCCATCGTCTTTTCGGTTTTGAACTGGAGTCGTTTTTGCGACGACTCCCTCGACGGCGAGGGAATCGAATGCCTGTCGGACGTTCCGCTCGCAgcaagcgaaagcgacgtcgacggactACCGATAAGAACGTTGTCATTGACGTTGCCGGGCGAGCCGAGCGGAGAAGCGTTTCGAATTCTGCGTCATAGACGAAGCGAAGAAGCGCATCGGTTTGTCGAGGAAAGGCAGAGAGTCGCGCGTTTATCCAAGAAAGCGCAAACGTAG
- the LOC136183860 gene encoding BAI1-associated protein 3-like isoform X4: MGVIPLKAGVLEGKRKVKKMKRRRSSGHEEIQEIHPTTSIVRNTVNPKWNEEFTIDIRDAGKDCLQIDIWDYDQDDSFLGAVGEVSKVRGIAGLRSFFGQIGHRMVHAAEDQFMGRVLIPLSTVPDSGFEKWFNVKSRRGREKGGEICLRVQLTTSNSASENSLSDKDFRHHWRIVRQFVRHEVCNSARGGWNGRLHQTALCLLRQHVIQTSVTDLKEAIISWLVVEEFNEKCGVQYGHIFEVLRHIEEQWNARLKLEKNPFDELTQIQVETFFDSLQSYHDWAQNILIKIRNVFPSAKPERSTILVQFLQCLSKSFDVARVRESPRGDFRKFVTSAVSESARFWFHQLGTVLSPATSCELQNILACVEIAFNSVAELFSARDFYDELFLGIDIEYFQITFRIVDIELCSTVRPHIAEVQKQLVSVSSDRGTDECNRMATASYELFLYLRKALELKTYLPASVTDVELFHMHEWFEDLVPHWIELSYREALRRIDTSLKLDCNMVGGDSTKQLCSAPDIIWLISQAMIVTWKGINWPDPFVAERFFVFLCERICATVEYFADCMKRRSLWEKKSHFFCMEPFIVKKQLCVLLNDVVYVRNNLLSMPKKLNWDREFASEDSASKSALLELFSATGEDAENSIIAEIAEKMRKDIAHYSEKLVKDLVEVELVDSIKPLMSYLETNLSSLNNWLLDCPFMKILKLTYENCIGTLYHLVKDRYNLDEIAYKRLTKAAETIVAFFVADGDGLDHDSVDTEITKLLFRCVQLRRRSTAILISHYLSKLKSEETKRCHRGYLSVQIGYVETKGIYVKVLHCRNMPSSHRSANPYVTLEPFPASAFASTASCQRTKIQKDTQAPIFDETFHFEMAGNAADKKRCRGAIVFSVLNWSRFCDDSLDGEGIECLSDVPLAASESDVDGLPIRTLSLTLPGEPSGEAFRILRHRRSEEAHRFVEERQRVARLSKKAQT; the protein is encoded by the exons ATGGGAGTTATTCCGTTAAAAGCCGGCGTTCTGgagggaaaacgaaaagtcAAGAAAATGAAGCGTCGGAGATCGTCTGGTCACGAGGAAATTCAGGAAATTcatccgacgacgtcaatcgttCGAAACACCGTTAATCCGAAATGGAACGAAGAGTTTACAAT AGACATTCGCGACGCGGGAAAAGATTGTCTCCAGATCGACATCTG GGACTACGATCAAGACGATTCGTTTCTCGGCGCTGTCGGAGAAGTGAGCAAAGTGCGCGGAATCGCCGGACTGCGGAG CTTCTTTGGTCAGATCGGTCATCGAATGGTGCACGCAGCGGAGGATCAATTCATGGGAAGGGTTCTAATACCACTTAGT ACCGTTCCTGATAGTGGCTTTGAAAAGTGGTTCAATGTAAAGTCTCGCAGAGGACGAGAGAAGGGCGGCGAAATTTGCCTTCGCGTACAACTGACGACCAGCAATAGTGCCTCG GAAAATTCGCTATCAGATAAAGATTTTCGTCATCATTGGCGAATCGTGCGACAGTTCGTTCGACACGAAGTGTGCAACAGCGCGCGGGGAGGATGGAACGGTCGCCTCCATCAAACGGCTCTCTGTCTACTTCGCCAACACGTAATACAGACGAGCGTGACTGATCTCAAGGAAGCGATTAT TTCCTGGCTTGTCGTGGAGGAATTCAACGAGAAGTGCGGCGTCCAATACGGTCACATTTTCGAGGTGTTGAGACACATCGAAGAACAGTGGAATGCGCGTTTGAAATTGGAGAAAAATCCCTTTGATGAACTGACGCAAATCCAA gTGGAGACGTTTTTTGATTCCCTGCAATCCTATCACGATTGGGCtcaaaatattttgattAAAATcagaaacgtttttccgtCGGCCAAACCGGAACGTTCTACGATCCTTGTTCAGTTCTTGCA ATGCCTCTCCAAATCTTTTGACGTGGCAAGGGTTAGAGAGAGCCCCAGAGGCGACTTTCGAAAATTCGTGACGTCTGCCGTTTCA GAGTCTGCACGTTTCTGGTTTCATCAACTAGGCACCGTTCTTTCTCCAGCCACTTCC TGTGAACTACAGAATATTTTGGCGTGCGTTGAAATTGCTTTCAATTCCGTTGCGGAACTTTTCAGCGCTCGCGACTTCTACGACGAACTTTTTCTCGG AATCGATATCGAGTACTTTCAAATCACGTTTCGAATTGTCGACATTGAA TTATGCTCGACTGTTCGTCCGCATATCGCCGAAGTCCAAAAGCAGCTCGTTTCGGTGTCGAGCGACCGTGGTACCGACGAGTGCAACCGAATGGCAACAGCTTCGTACGAGCTATTTCTTTATCTGCGAAAAGCCCTCGAATTGAAAACCTATTTACCCGCGAG tgtCACCGACGTCGAGCTTTTTCATATGCACGAATGGTTTGAAGATCTTGTTCCTCATTGGATTGAACTGTCCTACCGAGAAGCTCTACGTCGAATTGATACATCGTTGAAATTAGACTGC AATATGGTTGGTGGAGACTCCACAAAACAGCTATGTTCTGCTCCTGACATAATTTGGCTCATTTCACAGGCA ATGATTGTCACGTGGAAGGGAATTAATTGGCCCGATCCTTTCGTGGCAGAACGCTTCTTTGTGTTTCTCTGCGAA CGAATTTGTGCAACCGTCGAATACTTCGCCGATTGCATGAAACGGCGAAGTCTTTGGGAGAAGAAATCACATTTCTTTTGCATGGAGCCATTTATTGTAAAGAAGCAA CTGTGTGTCCTTTTGAACGACGTGGTCTATGTGAGGAATAACCTGCTATCTATGCCCAAAAAGTTGAACTGGGACAGAGAATTTGCATCCGAAGACAGCGCAAGCAAATCCGCTTTGCTCGAATTGTTTAGCGCAACCGGAGAGGACGCGGAGAATTCCATTATCGCAGAAATTGCTGAAAAG ATGCGCAAGGACATTGCACATTATTCCGAGAAACTAGTCAAAGACCTGGTCGAAGTTGAGCTAGTTGAT TCGATCAAGCCTTTGATGTCATACTTGGAAACGAATTTATCGTCTCTGAACAATTGGCTCCTGGATTGTCCATTCATGAA AATTTTGAAGCTGACCTACGAGAACTGCATCGGCACGTTATATCACCTTGTGAAAGACAGATACAAC CTTGATGAGATCGCATATAAGCGTCTCACCAAAGCAGCCGAG ACTATCGTGGCGTTTTTTGTGGCTGACGGTGACGGCTTGGACCATGATTCGGTCGATACGGAGATAACAAAG CTCTTGTTTAGATGTGTTcaactgcgacgacgaagcacGGCAATATTGATTTCTCACTATTTGTCCAAGCTGAAAAGCGAAGAGACA AAGCGGTGCCATCGCGGTTACTTGTCTGTTCAAATTGGCTACGTCGAGACTAAAGGAATTTACGTCAAAGTTCTCCACTGCAGGAACATGCCCTCTTCTCATCGTTCTG CCAATCCGTACGTCACCCTGGAACCGTTTCCAGCCAGCGCCTTCGCTTCGACGGCAAGCTGTCAGCGCacgaaaattcaaaaagacACTCAGGCGCCTATTTTCGACGAAACCTTTCACTT TGAGATGGCAGGAAACGCAGCGGACAAGAAACGGTGCCGCGGTGCCATCGTCTTTTCGGTTTTGAACTGGAGTCGTTTTTGCGACGACTCCCTCGACGGCGAGGGAATCGAATGCCTGTCGGACGTTCCGCTCGCAgcaagcgaaagcgacgtcgacggactACCGATAAGAACGTTGTCATTGACGTTGCCGGGCGAGCCGAGCGGAGAAGCGTTTCGAATTCTGCGTCATAGACGAAGCGAAGAAGCGCATCGGTTTGTCGAGGAAAGGCAGAGAGTCGCGCGTTTATCCAAGAAAGCGCAAACGTAG